GCGCTGTCTGCTTCGTGCGCGCCATCGCTCCGTCTGCTCTTCCTCACAGTAAGAGTGGGGTAACAGCAGCGCACTGTTAGTGGCGACCCGCACCGCCCGCCTTTTATAGCCGCGCTCTGCTTCTCCATTGGCTGAGGGAAAGGACCGAGCTCATTGGGCCGATTTGAAAATCCCGCGTTAACCCCCTCTGTGCTGAACCGTGCTCCTCAATAGTTAAATGACACCCTTGGTCTTTTCATCTTCCGTTTCATCTGAATCGACTTGTCTTCTTTTTATCGACTTGCCTTTATTAATTGTGCCCTTCATCAAGTTAATACTTCTCATACAATCCGCCAAAGGAGCCTGCTACAAACGAcgggtaaaaataaaaaaggacataTTTTCTAGGTTTATCAGAAGAATAATCGTTTTTTTTCCAGGTGTACTTAGTAAAATCTAAGTATGTAAAAGCCAGTCGCTTATACTTTCCAGTTCTAAATTATTTAGGGAAGTATTTCCGGAGAAATCTAATGCTTTATTTCCAATCCAAAACTAGAACTCCCATACCAATGTGGTTTTTTAGCAGCTAAAGTCATATAAGTATTTCATTATATACTTAAAAAGCGGACCCAGTAAGCAGGATTCGGAGTCTCACACTAACCAGGAACAAACAGGAGAACTATatactacagaaaaaataatttaaaaccccTTGGGGCTTCCccgaacaaaaaaaaaaaaaaggacgaCTACTTCCCTTTGAAAGGGGCTGGGGCTCGGGACACCCTCAGCTACCGCCGTGCTTACAGGGTGTTTCGAATCACCCAATTAAGGTCTTCGCTTTTTCGACCAGTCAGAGGGGGGGAAGGCGGGGCCGCCGCACACCATAAATAAGGGTCGCAGGCGGTAGCGATTCCCTTCTCCGAGCGGTAGAAGTCGCAGGTTGAAATGGCGCGCACGAAGCAGACGGCGCGTAAGTCGACGGGCGGGAAGGCGCCCCGCAAGCAGCTGGCCACCAAGGCGGCCCGCAAGAGCGCGCCGGCCACGGGCGGCGTGAAGAAGCCGCACCGCTACCGGCCCGGCACGGTGGCGCTGCGCGAGATCCGGCGCTACCAGAAGTCGACGGAGCTGCTGATCCGCAAGCTGCCCTTCCAGCGGCTGGTGCGCGAGATCGCGCAGGACTTCAAGACCGACCTGCGCTTCCAGAGCTCGGCCGTGATGGCGCTGCAGGAGGCGAGCGAGGCCTACCTGGTGGGGCTCTTCGAGGACACCAACCTCTGCGCCATCCACGCCAAGCGCGTCACCATCATGCCCAAGGACATCCAGCTGGCCCGCCGCATCCGCGGCGAGCGCGCCTGAGCCTCCTGCCGCAGGCCTCCACCAAacccaaaggctcttttaagAGCCACCACGCGGGCACTGGAGAGAGCTGTGTCTCTGTTGTTGGGAGCAGGCATAGGCAGGCGGTGCTGAGCGCTCTTTGCCGTGCTCGAGGCAGCGCGGTTTTGGGATAACGGGGGGAGGTTCGGGCCGCAGGTCGCCTGGGACCGTCCCTTGCCCCGCCCCTTGTGCGTTGGCTGCTGTGGGGTTCCCCGTTGACAGCTGCCGGcgcagggtgggaggaagagggtCGAGAGCGGTGTCTAGAGAACAGGCAGCCTTTCCGCAGGAGGAGGGCAGTAAGGGAAGGGGTTACCGCACGGGGCTCACAGTCTCTTTCCTCCGCCGTCCCTCGGACGCTACGGGTGCTGCGAGCTGTTTCTTCTCCCCACGCCTTCCCGCTTTGTCCCGCCCCCCGAACGGCAGAGAGGAGAGTGCCGCCATTTCATGCGCTTCCCGTTTGAGGCCGCTGCTCTGAAGCCTTGTGGCTGGGAAGCGGCTGCCGCAATGGCGCTTGCCCCCGTCGTCCGGTTTTTCTGGCCTGCCTCTCCCTCCCGATCCCGTTTCGAGagaggagcgggaggaggggggagtAGGAGGACGGGCGAGGACGAAGGGCGTAGGAGTCCTTCAGAGCCTAAGCGTTTTTCTCTGGAGCCCAGGGAGCCCCAGGAGTCAAGCGCTACCCCCGTTCCCCTGGTATTCGTCCCAGAGAGCGCAATCGAGACGCGCTCTCCGTCACCGATTTCAAACTCGCCTGTTGCTTCAGGCTGGGAGGGTCGGCAGAAGGGCCGCGGACAGCGGGGGGCTACGGGCGGTGACCGCGAAAGCCCaacccccccacatcccccttcCCCCCGACTTTATCACGACCACGAAAACAAGACAAGTGCACGAGCAGTGATTACGCTCTTCTCTTGAAAGCGTGGGTGGCTCTGAAAAGAGCCTTTGTGTTCTGAAAGCGTAACCTATCCCAGGAATCGAGTTTAGCCGCCGAAGCCGTAGAGGGTGCGTCCCTGGCGCTTGAGGGCGTAGACCACGTCCATGGCCGTCACCGTCTTCCTCTTGGCGTGCTCGGTGTAGGTGACGGCGTCGCGGATGACGTTCTCCAGGAAGACCTTCAGCACGCCGCGCGTCTCCTCGTAGATGAGCCCCGAGATGCGCTTCACGCCGCCGCGCCGAGCCAGGCGGCGGATGGCCGGCTTGGTGATGCCCTGGATGTTGTCGCGCAGCACCTTGCGGTGGCGCTTGGCGCCCCCCTTGCCGAGCCCCTTCCCGCCCTTGCCTCTGCCAGACATGCTCTCACTCTGCTCCACCCAAGCAGCGTGTGGCGGGAACGGGCGCCAGCGCCCCCCTATATTGCCAGCCGTCCGACCTGGTTGAGGACTGCGGCGGGGCAGGGCAAGGGCGGGCTCTTCTCCGCGCCCTTCCCCCTGCGGGCAGGGACGTTCGCGCCGTCGCCTCCGcgaggcggccggggcgggcggcgcggtgccggccccggccccggccccgggagacagccggccccgccgccggctcggcCTGGGCGGCGCGGGAGCGCATCCCGTGGTGGGGGACGCCCCCTCCttcccgccgcgcccggcccggcttCCCGCTCCCGCCGTTGCGGCGCTCGGTGCCCGTGGGggagccgggccccgccgggcgcgggtCTGCAGCAAAATCCAGCCaatgggggcggcggggccgggagcgccgcttcccgcccgcgcgctgccgccccgccccgcccgcgctccgccgccgc
The genomic region above belongs to Mycteria americana isolate JAX WOST 10 ecotype Jacksonville Zoo and Gardens chromosome 1, USCA_MyAme_1.0, whole genome shotgun sequence and contains:
- the LOC142408249 gene encoding histone H3 — protein: MARTKQTARKSTGGKAPRKQLATKAARKSAPATGGVKKPHRYRPGTVALREIRRYQKSTELLIRKLPFQRLVREIAQDFKTDLRFQSSAVMALQEASEAYLVGLFEDTNLCAIHAKRVTIMPKDIQLARRIRGERA
- the LOC142408273 gene encoding histone H4, whose protein sequence is MSGRGKGGKGLGKGGAKRHRKVLRDNIQGITKPAIRRLARRGGVKRISGLIYEETRGVLKVFLENVIRDAVTYTEHAKRKTVTAMDVVYALKRQGRTLYGFGG